Proteins encoded together in one Triticum dicoccoides isolate Atlit2015 ecotype Zavitan chromosome 7B, WEW_v2.0, whole genome shotgun sequence window:
- the LOC119337994 gene encoding B-cell receptor-associated protein 31-like: MIQLLFVVLVAEAAVATVLLFKTPLRKLAMLGLDRLKRGRRAPVAVKTVAGVVITLLASTLYSMAEISARAGDPEAGGGAALSPTDQVLFSRHLLEASLMGYTLFLALVIDRLHQYIRELRGLKKNVEAVSKQNKALEEGKHGRSQEMAKYQEEVATLNEEMKKLKLQVQEKTEEVHVAEDKALAIQKQSESLLLEYDRLLEDNQHLREQLQSIDLRLSNPS, from the exons ATGATCCAGCTCCTGTTCGTGGTGCTCGTCGCCGAGGCGGCCGTGGCGACGGTGCTGCTCTTCAAGACGCCACTGCGGAAGCTCGCCATGCTGGGCCTCGACCGCCTCAAGCGCGGCCGCCGGGCGCCCGTCGCCGTCAAGACCGTCGCCGGCGTCGTCATCACGCTCCTCGCCTCCACGCTCTACAGCATGGCCGAGATCAGTGCCCGCGCCGGGGACCCCGAGGCCGGAGGCGGCGCGGCCCTCTCTCCCACCGACCAGGTCCTCTTCTCGCGCCACCTCCTCGAGGCGTCCCTCATGG GTTACACTTTGTTTCTTGCTCTAGTTATTGACCGACTCCACCAATATATCAGAGAACTACGTGGGCTAAAGAAGAATGTTGAGGCTGTATCAAAGCAGAACAAAGCGTTAGAGGAAGGAAAACATGGAAGATCTCAGGAGATGGCGAAATACCAGGAAGAGGTTGCCACTCTGAACGAGGAGATGAAGAAACTGAAGCTGCAAGTACAAGAGAAGACCGAGGAGGTCCATGTTGCTGAGGACAAGGCACTTGCTATTCAAAAGCAATCTGAAAGCTTGCTGCTTGAATATGACCGGCTCCTGGAGGATAACCAACATCTCCGGGAGCAGCTGCAGTCAATTGATCTCAGGCTCTCCAATCCTTCCTGA
- the LOC119341177 gene encoding uncharacterized protein LOC119341177: MALRVLLKKSYSQLAGSFSEGGVASLSDALSGGLHPRLAIPNNNGLHGFTARYLNTSPCPRELVTRSCSRTGVNSVNINHIMKPASVRPATGAGRTFSSKTTTSGEPSVESQIKANGDAFRRKIRITSNAFVAFGVLYCGTLIHKRLD; encoded by the exons ATGGCCTTGCGGGTGTTGCTGAAGAAATCATACTCCCAGCTGGCCGGATCTTTCTCG GAAGGCGGTGTTGCGTCTCTCAGTGATGCTCTTAGTGGAGGTCTCCATCCTAGACTGGCGATCCCCAATAACAATGGGCTCCATGGCTTT ACAGCAAGGTACTTGAACACCTCTCCATGTCCTCGTGAGCTTGTTACAAGAAGCTGCTCAAGGACTGGTGTGAACTCAGTAAACATAAATCACATCATGAAGCCAGCATCTGTGCGTCCAGCTACAGGGGCTGGGCGAACTTTCTCTTCCAAGACGACCACCAGTGGCGAACCTTCAGTTGAATCACAGATTAAAGC GAATGGAGACGCGTTTCGAAGGAAAATAAGGATTACTTCCAATGCATTTGTTGCTTTCGGCGTTCTATATTGTGGCACACTTATCCATAAACGTTTAGATTAA